Part of the Triticum aestivum cultivar Chinese Spring chromosome 4D, IWGSC CS RefSeq v2.1, whole genome shotgun sequence genome is shown below.
GAATAAAAGTAAAATGTCTCATATAGTTTTGCAAGCCGAATAAAGAatatacatctattggttgccaacatgagcccacatatgctcaatcaAATTATTTTGCAGTTGCATGTGAGTTTCCCAAtcatgcatgtcatgatgaaattgggtgaactgttcaaacgttgccgctcctccatgctcaggcacaacattctcaccttgaaactgaaacccttgattgTACAGACGTTCTGGACGCTCATCTTCTATGaccatattgtgcatgatcacacgagcagtcatcacctcccatagtttctgcgtgctccaagtattagcgGGATAGCGAACGATGCCCcgtcgagattgcaaaacaccaaaggcacgctagacatccttcctagcactctcttgctcttgagcaaatcttttcctcttctctccgacagggttggggattgtcttcacaataatgatccattgaggatagataccgtcacccaggtagtatcctttgtcgtagttgtggccgttgatagtaaagttcaccggtgggctgttgccttctgcaagcctagcaaacaccggcgagcgctgaagcacattgatatcattgtgCGATCCGGTCaacccaaagaaagagtgccagatccagagatcttcaGACGCCACgacctctagtatgacagtgcaagccctgacatggcccttatactgcccttgccaagcagaaggacagttcttccactcccagtgcatgcagtctatgctgccaagcatccctgggaagcccctgctaGCATTCGTCGCAaacaaacgggttgtatcttcaggattcggctctctcaagtactcagggccaaacacagcaataacagcctTGCTGAACTTATACAGggagtctaggcatgtagactcgctcatacggacgtactcgtcaatgagatcaccgggcactccgtatgcaagcattcagatggtggcagtgcatttctgataagaggagaaacgaATCTTTCCaatggcatcctctttgcactcgaaatagtcatcatagccgaccaccccctctctaatacgattgaaaagatgcctactcatacggaaacggcggcggaatttctgatgtttgaacaacggatttgttgtgtcaaagtagtccttccaaagcaggaaatgcccgctctctcggttgcgattaacaacggaaggtggcccggaatggagccacggacgCCAGGCGCTGGCTATTGACCAACACGACaaccaatatctcctcctcgtcatcggacgacgaatcgtcggagtcgcaaaggaaattatgAAAAaggaactcgtcggcggagtccatttctgtcgaacagcttgcgggcgtcgacgaagggagtcgcggcgcgcaaggaccagctagctgccctacCAGCGTCCGGCGAGCGTGCCGGTGAGGATCTAGtcgaggcggcgaggcggcttcttggtcgcggTCGCGGCTGTGTTGGGAGAGCGGGGGTGGGAAGCTATCGGTTCCCTGGCGCGAAGACGGCAGTGGCGAGcgacgtgggaggtggcggcgttgCAGAGGGGATGTTGCGGCGCCGATAGCTGGCAGAGTCATCGGGAAAAATGGGCGGCGGCATCGGcgacgaaggaggcgggcgagggtttACTTTTGGATGGGgagaggccaatgtgccaccgatcAGCGGGCCAGGGGAAGGAGAAGGCGAGCGCACGCGTCTCCGTCTCGTGTTCGCgtcgacgcaaatccggctcaaaaatggtcCCGGAATGGGTCGCCCACGGACGAAAagtggacgcgcgtccgtttgggtctgcaggttgggccgacttttgtgtccgcgccgacccaaacggacgcccgcggacgaaatgggtcgccccgttggagttgctctcaaATCCCCTCTCTCGGACAACTTTTCTCCCagtccgtctctctctctctttgctctgCATCCGCACCCTCCTAGTCCGACGCCATCATTGTACCACTTTGGCCACTGCCTAGGCCTCGTCGAACGTCCACATGCATGCGCACCTTGAACTATGCTATCCATCCACGACCAGGTATTCCTTGCCAACACCGTCCATGTAGGACACCACGACCGACAAGTGTTCGGCCAAATGCCATTCAAATTTTTTACGTTCTCGTTGTTTCTTTGGAGAAAGCACGATGACAGGGTAATCGATGATGGAGGATGAGTTATTGGGGGATGTGTGGTTGGCCACAAGTGTGGACTTAGAGGGtgactcgggcggcggcgcatcTCGTCACCACAGCGAGCCCCCCCACCGGCTTCCCTCCCCCTCGTCACTGCCCAACAGCCTCCGCCGGGCAAAGCCCCGCGCGGATCCGGCGGCAGCGGGGCTCTGTGCTCCGAAGCGGACGATCTACGAGCGGGGGACTCGTGCGGCGGCGGTGGTGCATCGCTCCTCCGCGCGCCGTTCGTGCTCCGGCTGCGGTGGGGAGGGCGGCAGTGCTCGCGGCCGGCTAGTGCTGCGGCCCCGTGCTCCGCTTCTGTGGGGCACGCGTTGGCGCTTCGCCTCTCAAATCCGGCGGGGAGGCCCTTCCTGCGGTGCCTTCATCGGCGCGTGTGGCGAGCGGTCAGTCCCTCCGGCCGTGAGGATGGCGTCTTGCTGCGGCGAAGTCATCTGCCTCGGctgtggacggcggcggcgggcctggGTGTGTGTTGCCATCGGCGGCGGATCTGACGGTCTTTGCTCTCTCCAGCGAGCTAGGACTCGGAATGGGGGCGGGTGAGCGCGCCGGGGTTCTACGCACGTGGTGTGCGGCGGGCTAGGCGCGAAGCAGGTGCGGTTCTCGCTCGTCCCCGGTTCTCTCTCCCGATCTGGAGGCTTCGCATGGCGTGGCAGTCTCTGTTCGTGGGCTGGCAGCGAGTGCTTCCTCTGCTTGTGTGGGTTTTGGCTTTGGGGTGGACTAGGAGGCTACAGGTTTTTTGGGTCGCGAACACTGCCGGCTAATGCCGGGCTCCGATTTCGGTCGAAGCCAACGATGGCGGTGCATGTGGGCACCGTATCCTTGTTGAAGGCGTCGTGACGTGGTGCGTGTCTTCCCTCCCGTCTGCTCTGGAGGAAACTTTGGATCCCGGTCTCCCGGATCAAGCGATGGTGGCGCTCAAACGTCACATTCCCTCCATGGACTTCGTCTCTGAGCTTGCCTTGGCTAGGGTGACCAGTGGCTCGAGGTGGTTCCATTGGTGGTTCGTGGGGACGATGGTGGCGGAGAAGTGGTGCTCTGTCTTCGTGATCTTGGCTCGGCCATGCCCTGAAGTGGGGTTGATTCTTTCGTCGGAAGCCGGGTTAGCGAAGTGTGGTCCTATACTGGATTTCCTCGTTCCCACCTCTCCCCTTTCGGGGGGTTGTTGGGCGGCGACCAGACGGCCAATGTTCAAGGCGCTTCGCCTTGCTTGGTCAGATGAAGATGAAAGTCGGCATCCTCTTTCATGCTGGTTGTGCTGATGAGCttggggtggtggtggtgcggtCGGTTTGGGGTCGACGGTGGTTGGGGCCCCTCTCTGGCGGTGTTCTTCTTGTGTTCATGCTCCTGCACTCTTTGTTGTGTCTCTGCTTGGTGTTGTCAAGCGACTTCGGCGATGGCACACAGGTGTCGTGGCATAGTCTCAGCCTCGCGTAACCTTTCGAAGGTGCCCCATGGCGCAGGTGGTGTTGCCGCGTTGTGCAGTCTTGGATACGCGGAGCCTTTCGATTGCGTCGACGGTACAGTGTCATGTGCTTGTCTGCTTGGCAATGTTGACTTTGCTTGCGGTACACAGGCGTCATGGCGTCGTCTCGGCCTCGCGTGACCTTTCGAATGCACCCCCGACGCAGGTGGTGTCGTGGCGTTGTGCGATCTCGGTTGCGCAAAGCCTCCGATTGCGCCGACGGTGCAGTGCCATGGCTTGGTCTCGGCTGGCCAATGCCATTCGATCTCACTGGTGGTGCTTTGTGTTGTGTCAGGGCGTGTCTTCCATCTTTGTTCTCCCCTGTTTATATGTTGTGGTGTGTGTTGTTTTTGTTTTATCTCTTCTCCTCCTTTGCCCCCTGTAATTCTAGTTCACTTGAACCCATCCTGCAAAAGGCTGCGAAGCCTTATAGGCAAAATGAATACAATTCAGGTGGGGGAGTTCTCTCCGTCCCCGGTGAAAATTCGAATAAAAAACAAGTGTGGACTTGTAGGCATGAAGCAAGGGGGCGCAGTGTTTTGGCAAAATGTGTATTCTTGGTTTCATAAGAAAAAGCACTTCACGCCTTACAACTTGCACATAATCCATGATCAAAATGTGAAAGTACTAACCCATCGATTGTACACCATCTCATGCTCCGTCATGAAGTATTGCAGTGCGACTGCACAAATGGAGAGAATGTAGCCACCACAcgcatcaatcatggaaatcgtaAGTTCTGCTTCTTGTTACTCTACATGTTGGTCAATTCATTGATTCACTCAATGTTGCAACTTGATGATCGTCACATTGTATAGCCCCGGATGCGTTGCCGCGCTATACCAAACAATGGAGGGCAGGCCCATTCACGTTGATGCATTGTTGGATGAAGTTCAAGGGACGTATCGTCTGGATGACCAACATTGACGCAATGTTGGGCTCAAATTACATTGAGTTTGGGAtcgatgaatttgaaaaaaaaattgaacatCCGATTAATTTGGATCTAATATTTAAACTTGAACTATTGTTATGGAGGTTAAGGTTATGGCCAGATATCGAAACCACTCAAATTCCTTGGCCAGATATCAGATTAAGGTTATGGAGGTCTTGTTTTGTGAATCCAGCATGCCAAATTTCCGCCATCTGCAACATAGCATTGAAAATCAACAAATATCCAGCTTGAACGCAAACTGGATCTTCTGACACATGTGACTGAATTTAGAAGAAACCTACGATTTGCTGCTTAAAACCCAAACCAGCACAAAAAGCAAGCACACATGATCAAAACCTACATTTTATCTCTGCTAACCCTTTTCTTTAATCTGTTTTCTTTTTGGCAAAACATCCGATTCGAAAACTATGTATTTCAATTACCGGCAGTGCAGAAAATGGAACTAGATCAGAACCTTAGACAGCAAATAATAGAAAGAAGCCGAAGACGTGGCGTGCCCAATCAGCTCCAAAAGCAAAATTGTAGGGAAAAGGTAGAATGTGTCACAAACTTATGTAAATTGATAAGATTTTGAGTAAATCTATGTATTCCGGGTGAAAGGTCTTGGCCGGGTTGGGTTGGTCCCAAAACACAAGACAAGACAGTTAAACCATGAGTGCGACCCGGCCGAACGAACCAACCAAGGTTTGGCGCACCTACACTACACTACACTCCACTCCACTCTCCCCAACCTCCACTCCCAAATCTCCAAATCTCTTTCTTGATTCTTTCTCCacacgcaccgccgccgcagccagcGAGAGAGAAGAGGTATAAATCCAACCATCCATCCATCCGTAGGCCAACAACGCAGACGCACGCAGGCAGCGCCGCGCCGAATCCCCTCCGTCCCCTAGCCTCCTTCCTCTGTCTGTCCCGGCGGCGGGGGGAAGATGGAGATATTCTACTACGTGGTGTTCGGGGGcctggcggcggtggtggcggggcTGGAGCTGGGCAAGAGCGGCAAGGACCGCGTCGCCACCCCCACCGCATTCAACGCCTTCAAGAACAACTACGTCCTAGTATACTCCCTAATGATGTGTATGTCTTTctgaatttctcttgagatctctcttcttcttcttcttcttcttcttcttcttcttcttcttcttgttgttggtaTTGATTGACCCTTCAAGGGGGTGGCAGCCGGCGACTGGCTCCAGGGTCCCTACGTGTACTACCTCTACAGCCAGTACGGGTTCGACAAGGGCGACATCGGCCGCCTCTTCATCGCCGGATTCGGCTCGTCCATGCTCTTCGGCACCATCGTAGGCTCACTAGCAGACAGGCAGTACGTCTCTCTTCTTTCTTCTGCATTGTATTGTGATGTCAACTCTTGTTGATTAACCAATTGAGGATTTCAGGGGCCGCAAGCGCGCGTGCATCACCTACTGCATCACCTACATCCTCAGCTGCATCACCAAGCACTCCCCACAGTACCGGGTCCTCCTGCTCGGCCGCATCCTCGGCGGCGTCGCCACCTCCCTCCTCTTCTCCGCATTCGAGTCATGGCTCGTCGCCGAGCACAACaaggtttctttctttctttctttcttggtttttACTCCACTCCACCCAGATCTAGTGGAGTCATCATTAACTGTCTGTATCCAAACTACGTAGTGTACTCACCCAGATCTAGTGGAGTCATCATCAACTGTAACTCAAAATCAACTCAACCCAAAGAAGATACTACTGATGCTTTTCAGCTGCCTTTACCTTTAATCCAAACAAGATATTTCACCTTTTATTATTATGTACGTATGTGTGTGTTCTTCCACTATATCCACAGAGgcatgtactagtactagtagtagagtAGATTTTTTGCTATAtaaaagtagtagtactagtagtagattTTTTTTCATCTCAGGAATGTGTGCTGTGTTCAACATCCCATCCGTCCCTACCTACgtaatgctgctgctgctgctgcttatcCCTATCCTATCCTTGTCGTGAATAATCTACTAGTGCTAAATAAAATACTACTCCTATGCTGGATCTTTGACCACCAATGCTAATGCTTGCAGTTGCTGCAAGCAAGGCCtaggcccatataaaaatgactacactagcactagcactagcactagTGGTGTTAAAAGAATTGGAGGTCATGTGTAGGCAGGAGTAGGATAGTGTCAGGAACATCTCAAATTGAGTGTCAGGTAGAGGTGTTAAAAAATTGGGGGAGATCATGTCTGTATAGTAGAGTATAGTGCCTCACTTTGTCAGGATCTGAAAAATACCTCTGCCTGCAAGCTTAAATGAAATGCTTTTGCTTTTGTTTCATCAATCAGTCACTTGTCCTTTGTTTGTTGTGTCGGTGGAGGTCAGGTCAGGTGGTTGCCGACTTGCCATTGGCATTTAACAGAGGAAGGAAGCATGGCCCCCCTTTCTCTTTCTCTGGGACATTGTCCTTTTATTCGCACTCTCCTCTCCATGTGCTGTCGCTCGAGTATTAATTAACACAACACTGCGCTCCATCACAATTATCCATCCTAACCTAATCAAACTGGGACAGTATCTGCAACATGCATGTGACACACAATTTAgtcgtcttcttcttctgctgcccctccctccctccccccctcccctaaTGTACTAGTAGGCTGCAAGTACTATTGTTTGATTAACAACTAACCAGAAAGAAATCCTTGTCATTTGCAAACTATGCATTATTATATCTTGTTGATTTGTACCTACTTTTTTGCAATGTAACCTTTTTGTTTGTTTCACACACACAGAGAGGCTATGACCCGCAATGGTTGTCCATCACATTCTCAAAGGCTATATTCCTCGGAAATGGTCTCATCGCCATTTTAGCTGGCCTCTTTGCTAACCTCCTCGCTGACAACTTGGGCTTTGGCCCTGTGGCTCCTTTCGATGCCGCCGCGTGCTTCCTGGCAATAGGCATGGCCATCATCATGTCCTCATGGAGTGAAAACTACGGAGATCAATCTGAAGGCAAGGATCTCATGTCTCAGTTCAAGGTTGCCGCCAAGGCAATTGCTTCAGGTATGTATGCTGCTTACCATAGCTTCACTTCCTTTATTGGACAGCATTATTAAACGTGTATATATTGTCAACTTAGAAGAAGAAGATTTGTTATTCTCACACTAACCATGAACGAACGAATGAGAATGAATCTTCAGATGAGAAAATCGCATTGCTGGGAGCCATTCAGTCGCTGTTCGAGGGCTCCATGTACACCTTTGTCTTCCTCTGGACTCCAGCCTTGAGCCCAAATGACGAAGACATTCCTCATGGCTTCATATTTGCCACCTTCATGCTGTCATCTATGCTGGGTAGCTCCATTGCATCACGCCTATTGGCCCGGAAAATGAAGGTTGAAGGCTATATGCAGATCGTGTTTGCAGTATCAGCCTTCACCCTTTTCCTCCCAGTTGCCACCAGCGTAAGACCATACTCTTCATTTCTTTCTCTGCCATTATAGTAAGATTTCTTCTTACTGATAGCGAATCATTTTCGCATGTGTGACGTGACAGCTTCTGGTGCCGACGTCTTCAGTGAAAGGAAGCGGCATCTCATTTGGGGGCTCTCTGCAGCTGCTTGGTTTCTGTACCTTTGAGTCCTGCGTCGGCATTTTCTGGCCATCCATCATGAAGATGAGATCTCAGTACATTCCTGAGGAGGCAAGGAGCACCATCATGAACTTCTTCCGCATACCGCTCAACCTGTTTGTCTGTGTGGTGCTCTACAATGTAAGCAAAATTGTTCTTCTcctatccatatccatatccatatccatatccactgATAGTGATAGTGATCTGTCAGAATGTTTTGGCAACCTTACAACTGAAACTCCTTTTTACCTAGTAATAAACATGATGATTATGTTGCAGGTGAATGCTTTCCCTATCACCGTCATGTTCGGCATGTGTTCAATCTTCCTCTTCATGGCGGCAATCTTGCAGAGACGGCTGATGGTTGTCGCTGACCTACACAAGCTATCCACAAGTAACTTGTCTTTCCTTTTATTTGTTCCAGCATTCTAGTCTAGTGCTTTCTGATCAATGTATGTATGGATTCGGAGTGTCCCTAACTTACTGCTAACAACCATATATACTTATTGGCAGAATCACAAGAGATGACCGCGGAAGACGAGCCTCTAAATCCTTGAAAGGCCAACACACTCCCTCCACCTGACCTGGGTGCTGAATAAGATGTTTTGATTGTAATCTTTTTTCTGTAGCATAGATCAGATGGATATTATTATTGGCTAGGCACGAGGACATGGATGGATGGATACACCAAAGCAAGAATTCAGAGGCTGCTGAGTGAATTGGTATAGTCTATTTATTTTTATGATTCCTGCTCTTGTTGTTCATCGGGACGGCATTATTTGTGTTCAATACGCTACGAGTATCTGAGTGAATATCTATCTGttgccaaaaagaaaagaaaagaaaagaaaaaagaagtttATGTTGTTTTCTGCTTTTTTGCATACTAACAAACACAAATTTCAAACCTTTGAATTTTCATTGTTTTCTAAATTGCTGATGCttctttcatttatttatttagtccatgtatgtatgtatgtatgtatgtatgtaattCTCAATGGAGTGAATCTATCATGGGATGGAAGGGGAAGGCGTGAGCCACACCCGCGCCCAGCTCCGGTGCCGCCCCAGCCCCCACACCTTCTTCACCGTGCCGTCCTTGAGGCTGAACACCCCGACAGCAAGCTGGTCGTCGTCCTTGCTCGGCGACGCTCGCTCCAGATCGTCGTCGTCGGTGTAGTAGACGCAGCCGGTCCTGAGctccgggcgcgccctggtggacaCGCACAGCGACTCGTTCGCCCCAACGAACAGCGCCGCTTCTCCGATGTCCTCCGTCTCCTTCCACCGGCCTTCGTCCAGCACATGCACCTTGAAGGaccacgtccgcccgcgccggccaCACCAGCCCGTCGTCGTCTCCTTGAACTCCTTGAGCACCACCATCAGCCGCCCGGCCGGCCCCGGCGCCGCCACGAGGTACTTGGGTCGGCGCCACGGTTGGCTGTCCTCATTAGTCAGCCTTGGCGTGACGGCCGTGCTGCTGAACTTGCCCGTGTCGGCGTCGCGCTCCCACGCCTCCACGGCGCCCAAGTACCCGACGGAGTAGAACCTGCCCTCATGGTGGATGGCGTCCTCCACGCCGTCGCGCGAGGGAGCCAGCCTCCACGCGGCGTCTTCCGCTGTGGCGAAGGCCGGCACGCCCAAGCACGGGCCCGTGACCAgcatggccgcggcggcggcgggggcgaggaCGACCTTGCGGTAGAGGAAGCCGC
Proteins encoded:
- the LOC123099272 gene encoding molybdate-anion transporter; this translates as MEIFYYVVFGGLAAVVAGLELGKSGKDRVATPTAFNAFKNNYVLVYSLMMSGDWLQGPYVYYLYSQYGFDKGDIGRLFIAGFGSSMLFGTIVGSLADRQGRKRACITYCITYILSCITKHSPQYRVLLLGRILGGVATSLLFSAFESWLVAEHNKRGYDPQWLSITFSKAIFLGNGLIAILAGLFANLLADNLGFGPVAPFDAAACFLAIGMAIIMSSWSENYGDQSEGKDLMSQFKVAAKAIASDEKIALLGAIQSLFEGSMYTFVFLWTPALSPNDEDIPHGFIFATFMLSSMLGSSIASRLLARKMKVEGYMQIVFAVSAFTLFLPVATSLLVPTSSVKGSGISFGGSLQLLGFCTFESCVGIFWPSIMKMRSQYIPEEARSTIMNFFRIPLNLFVCVVLYNVNAFPITVMFGMCSIFLFMAAILQRRLMVVADLHKLSTKSQEMTAEDEPLNP